In Nitrosococcus halophilus Nc 4, the genomic stretch AGCGTTCTGGATTTCCGATTCCGGCGACTCCATGTACCTTGGAGTGACGAAAATTTTTTAGGGGACAGGGGGTGCCGTCAGTGAGGCGGCGAGCGGCTTGAAGCTGTAAGTGCATGGCAAATTCACCCGCTTGAGGAAAACCGTTGGTGACCACTAAATCCACGGTTTGCAGGCGATCTAGGGGTTCTCTTAAGGGGCCAGCGGGTAGACAATGACCGTTACCAAAACGGCGTGCTCCGTCCACCACCAGGATCTCGATATCTCGGCCCAAGGCATAATGCTGCAACCCGTCGTCTGAAAGCAAGACATCACAGCCAGCGTGGGCTAAAAGGGTCCGGGCAGCGGCGGCCCGATCGGGCCCCACCACGAGAGGACAGGCAGTGCGCCGGGCCAGGAGAATGGCTTCATCACCGACAAGACGCGGGTCGCTGTCAGGATAGACGCGCTGGGGATAATTTCGGGCTTGGCCCCCATAGCCGCGGCTGATAAGTCCCGGCCGGTAACCGTGGCGCCGGAGAAATTGTGCTAACCAAATGATGAGCGGCGTTTTTCCTGTCCCTCCTAAGGTTAGATTGCCAATGACCAGGACGGGTACGGGGAGCATTTGGATAGCCCTCAGGCCTTGACTATAGGCCCATTGACGCCCTTTTACCGCCATTTGGAAAAGAGCGCTGAGGGGGGTGAGCAACCAGCGTGTAGGGTGAGTGCTATACCAATAGTTGAGAATAAGAGATCTATAATCCAACATTTGCGGCGAGGGGCAGGGTGGGTTCGTTGCCATTGTGGAATTGCAGGCGGTAGAGTTCGGCATAGTGACCCTCTTGGGCGAGAAGCTGGCGATGGGTCCCCCGTTCGAGAATCCGGCCTTGATGCAACACAATGATCTGATCGGCATTTTCCACCGTGGACAGTCGATGGGCGATGACCAGTGTGGTCCGGCGGCGCATCAGGGTCTCTAAAGCCGCTTGGATATGCCGTTCGGCCTCGGTGTCTAGGGAGGCGGTGGCTTCGTCTAAGATGAGGATGGGGGCATCCTTAAGCAAGGCCCGGGCAATGGCGAGTCGTTGCCGTTGGCCTCCGGAAAGGAGGACTCCATTCTCGCCAATGATGGTTTCCAAACCCTTAGGCAAGCGGTTGATGAATTCCATGGCATGGGCAGCTTCAGCAGCGCGGATAATGTCTTGTTTGCTGACTTGCCGGTGGCTTCCATAGGCGATATTATGAGCGATGGTGTCGTTAAACAAGACGATCTGTTGGTTGACCAAGGCAATCTGTCTACGTAGCTCCGTGAGGGGGAGTTCTTGGATATCAATCCCGTCTAAAAAGATACGCCCAGAATCAATCTCGTAGAAACGGGCGAGCAGGTTCACCAAAGTGGATTTGCCACTGCCTGAATGGCCTACCAAAGCGACGGTTTGGCAGGGCATGATCTCCAAGCTGATATTTTCGAGCACTGGGCCTTTGGTGGCGTCATAGCAGAAAGACAACTGCTCAAAGCGGACTGCCCCTTGGGCGCGCCCCAGTGCGTGCTGTCCACCATTTGTTTCAGGGGGCTCTCCCAATAGGCTGAAGATACTTTGGGCTGCGGCAATGCCTCGCTGCAAAGTCCCATTGATCTTGGTGAGGCGTTTAACGGGGCCAAGCAGCATCATCATGGCGGTGACAAAGGAAATAAAGGTGCCGATGCTGATTTGGGCGAGCATGGATTCGCGCGTGGCGAGATGAATGACTCCAGCCAATCCTAGCACGGCAATGAACTGAACTACCGGCTGGCTGATGGCATCAGTGGCCACCATTTTCATGGCTTGTTGACGGTTTTGCTCATTAACTTGCTCGAAACGTTCGGCTTCATAGGTTTGCCCGCCAAAAATCTTGACTTCCCGATGACCTTCAAGCGCTTCTTGGGCCACCTGGCTGACATTACCCATGGAATTTTGAATCTTTCGGCTAATCCGGCGGAAACGGTGACTGATCCACCAAACAATGAGGGCAATAATAGGCACGGTCACCAGAATGATGAGGGTGAGCAGACCATTCAAATAGACCATCCAGGCGAGGAGTCCCAGAATGGTCAAGGAATCCCGGACGATGGTGAGGATGGCGTCGGTGGCTGCATTGGAAACCTGCTCGACATCATAAATGAGCTTTGCTAGGAGTTGACCAGAAGAATTTTGGTCATAGTAACGGGCCGGCAGGGTAAGAAGATGGCAGAACATGTCTTTCCGCAGGTCCTTTACGACCCGGCGAGCGACCCACTTGAGGCCATAATTGGTAATAAAATTGGCGATACCACGGATGACAAATAGGCCAATTAAGAGAAGGGGAATAAGTTTGATGGTGGCCGGATCACGTTCCACAAAGCTTCCGTCCATCAAGGGCTTCATGAGTGCTGCCAGGCCGGTCTCGGTGGCTGCGTAGACGGCCATGGTGATGACTGAGACCGCGAAGATCCAGCGGTAAGGTCGGACATAACTGAGCAGACGGCGATAAGCTGTAAGCCCGGATTCCAAGGAGGGGGTCAGCGTCATGGGGATGTAGAGGAAATTAGGGGTCGTTGCGACGTTGGGCAGTGGCTAGGCTCAGGCGTTCAAACCCTAGTTGTTGAGCCACGTCCATGACCGTGACCACAGATTGGTAGTCGGTTTTGGCGTCAGCGCTAATAATCACGTGGGGATGTTGACGATCCCCTGCTGCCTCTTTTATCGCTGCCGTGAGGGTAGCAGACTGGTTGTTAAGGAGACGCTTTCCATTGATGGCAATCTTCCCCCCTTTGCCAATAGTCACCTGGATAGGGGGGCCCTGTTGCTCCATGGGGCGGGTGGTGGCTTCAGGCAAATCTACTTTCATCTCCGATTCGTGGATAAAGCTGGTTGAGACCATGAAGAAAATAAGGAGTAAGAAAACCACATCAATCAGCGGGGTCAGATTGATTTCTGGTTCATTATGGGAGGTTGGGTGTATATTCATGATGTTCCAAGCTAGGTTTCTGCGTCTAAAGAGGATTCAATAGATATTCAGGCGGCTGCATTTTCAACCGGGTCAAGTTCCCGGTCCCCATGCATGACCTCCACCAGTTGGATTGCCTGCTCTTCCATGTCTACCACCAAGGCCATGACCTTGCCGCGAAAATAACGGTAAAACATTAAGCTGGGGATGGCCACTGCAAGGCCTGCGGCGGTAGTGATGAGTGCCTCAGAGATTCCCCCTGCCAGCACTGCCGGATTGCCAACGCCCTGGGTGTTAATGACGGTGAAAACTTTGATCATTCCAATGACGGTACCCAGCAAGCCAAGCAATGGCGTAATCGCCGCAATCGTCCCCAAGGTATTGAGGAAACGTTCTAATTCCAGGGTGACATGACGGCCAACATCTTCGATGCTCTCTTTCATAATTTCACGGGAATGATTTCGGTTCACCAGCCCTGCAGCTAATATCCGACCGAGGGGGGAGTTTTCCCGCACTCGTTTAATTTGGAGTTCATGGAGTTGATTGCAGCATTGCCATTGCCAGATTTGGCCTACGAGGTGTTTGGGGGCGACCCGCTGCCGGCGCAGGGACCAGAAACGTTCGATGATAATTCCAATGGCGACGATGGAACAGACAAGGATCGGTAACATTAACCAGCCGCCAGCTTTAATGATTTCAAGCACGGTTTATGAGTATTCCTTTGCTGTGGTTGGGGGTTTTAGTCAGAAGTCTTACTCGGTACCTACATAAGCTCCCTCAATAATACTGCAACCAGCAGGCAGTCCCAAATCCATAAATTTTAGTTTCCGGTCCAGTAATGGCGGTTGGATTGCCTAAAAGTCTCTGGTTTTCCTAGGGGTTCATTGCCTAAATGAAAGGTAATGGCCCCGTGGCGGGCAGTGCTCCATGATTTTGCCCCATGGGCGAGATAACGTTGTACAATGGCCGGCTTAGGAAAGCCCCAACGATTACGGTAGCCTACCGCAAACAGGGCGTGCTCGGGATTGACGGCCGCTACAAATTCGGGGCTTGAAGAAGTCAAGCTGCCGTGATGGGGGACGACTAAAATCGTCGCGGCAAGTTCATCGGCATTCATCGCCAATAGGGTTCGTTCTGCAGAGCGCTCAATATCGGCGGCAATGAGGATGCGTTGTTCTCCACTTGTAATGCGTAGTACGCAGGAATGATTATTGCCGTGACCTTGGGTGGCTGGGGGATGGAGAATTTGGAAGTCAACGCCGTCCCAGCGCCAGTGTTGGCCATGAACGCAGGGCTTGGGGTGAGCCCAGGGTAGTTGTTCGGGAACGCTGGTCAAGATCTGTTGCGCCGGGATATGGCGTAGCAGGCCTGCTACGCCTCCGAGATGATCATTATCTCCATGGCTGACCACGAGAGTGTCGATGTCACTGGTATTTTGGCTGCTTAAAAACGGGGCGACGACGGCTTCACCCGTATTAAATCGGCTGCTATAGCGGGGGCCAGCATCGAAGACTAGGGTATGGTGGCGAGTACGGGCGACTGCTGCGAGCCCCTGTCCCACGTCGAGGAGCGTAAACCACAGGGTTCCATGGGCTGGACGTGGTGGGGGGGTGAGGAATAAGACAAGGAGTGCCACCAGCCCCAGCCAGCGGCCGGGTAGCCCCCGGGGGGCTAACAGCAATAGGCTGCCGAGGATAGCGGGGGGGAGCACCCAAAGAGGGGGACGGTATTGTTCCCATTGGGCCATAGGAAGCGTTGCGCACCCGCTGAGCAAGCCCCAAAGCAGAGCCAGCAGAGTGTCGGCAAAGTTGATGAGGGCTGTCCCCACCAGGGGAAAGGGAATCAATAAGAGGGTGCCCAAAAGCAGGGGTGGGACGATGAGCAACCCCATCCAGGGGACAGCCACCAGGTTGGTCAGCGGGGCCACCAGGGAAAGACGTTGAAATTGGTAGAGGAGCAGGGGGGCCAGTCCTAAGGCGACCACCCATTGGGCTTTGCCCCACTCTTGCCAAAGGCGCCCCAGGCGGTGAGAGACAGGGTTAAAACTCGCGCTTTGGGGGGAAGGTAAAGGGCGAAATTCGGTCATCCCCATCATCAGTGCCGCCACCGCGCCAAAGGAGAGCCAAAAACCGGGGGCAAGAGCAGAGAGGGGGTCCCAGATTAATACCAATATCAGGGCCAGTGCAAGGGTACGGGAGGCACGGACAGGGCGTTTTACTAATACCGCCAACATGACCACGCTGACCATGATCAGGGCCCGTTGGGTAGGAATGGAGAAGCCGGCCAGAGCAGCGTAGAATAGGGCGCTGATAATAGCCCCCAGAGCCGCCGCCTGATGGGCCGGCAAGGCTAGGGTATTGGCTGCTCGCAGGGACCATAGGCGCCGCCCCAAAAAATAGGCGAATCCTGCGAGTAAACCGATGTGCAGTCCCGAAATGGCGACGAGATGATTGGTTCCGGTACGCTCTAGGATTTGCCATTGTGGGGGGGTGATGCCGCCACGCTCGCCCAAGGTGAGTGCTTGAACGAGCCCTTGTTGAGGGCTGTCAGCAAGGACGGTGGTCATACGCTCAAGCAGATGTTGACGGACTCGATCGATGGGAGAATGATACCAGTGGGACTCGATAAAGCGATTGGCTGTTGCCGAGCGGACGTAACCCGTAGCCCGAAAGCCTTGGCGGAAGAGCCAGCCTTCATAATCGAAGCCGCCCGGATTCATGAACCCTCGGGGACGTTTGAGGCGGACCATCAGCTGCCAGCGATCTCCCACTCTAAGTTCTGAAGGAGGATCTTGATACCAACTGAGGCGTACCCGTTTGGGAGCGTGCCGTGGTTGGCCTTTGAAAATTAAGCGCTCAATAGCAAAGGCAAAGCGTAGGCTGTGATCCTGGGTTTCTGGGATGGAAACTACCCTACCCTCAAGCAGAACGTCCTGCCCTTCTAATGCTGGAGGGAGTTCCTGGGAGAGTAATAGGTGGGCCCGGAATAGGGCCCAGAGGAAGCCGGTGGCAATCAGCAACACCGGTCTCAGGCGTTGGTAGGAGAGAGCTAGTGGAATGAATCCCCATAGGAGTAAGGACCATTTTGAATTCGGCAGCAGAGGCAATTGCTGCAGAATCACTATCCCTGCAAGAAAGGTGAGCGCATTTAACACTATGGGTTGAGGATCCTGATCGTGGATATTTAACACCATGCCTTTAGGATTCAGATCATAATCGTAGATTAATGGACGTAATGCGAATTTCGTAGAGTTTATGACGTTATGCCACGCCGATTTCTTAGACGCTATTTACCCCCCCCTCACCGACTCAAAGAGCATAAGCAGTTGCAATATCTTGGGGAGTGGCTCTCTGTGCCCAACCTTTGGCACCTCAACCGCCGTTCAGTGGCTGGGGCGGTAAGCATCGGGCTATTTATTGCCTTTCTCCCCTTACCTGGCCAGATGTTGGTGGCTGCCATCGCAGCGGTATGGACGCGGGTGAATCTACCCGTTTCTGTGTTGATGGTCTGGGTCACCAATCCCTTGACAATGGGACCCATATTTTTCTTTGCCTACAAGGTCGGGACCTGGTTGTTAGGCATTTCAGTCCAAGAGGTGACGTTTGAATTGACTTGGCATTGGTTGCAGACTCGGTTGGTGACTATTTGGGAGCCGTTTTTACTGGGTTGTTTAGTCGTAGGCCTGGTTGTGGGCCTGACAGGGGGGATGCTAACCCTTGGTTTATGGCGAATGGAGGTGGGGCGGCGCTGGAAAGAACGCAAACGGCGCAAGATAATACCGAAACCGGGGGATAAGCGTTGTGCTTAACGTAACACCCCGCTTAGAGTAATAATCCTGACATTAAGCGTCCGTCTACTAGGGTGAGCGCCCGATCCATCTGCACCGCTAAATGCGGATCATGGGTCACCACTACTAGCGCGGTATTGAAATCGCTGTTGAGCTTTAGCATGAGATTGAAGACCTGTTCAGCATTTTTCCGGTCTAGGTTGCCCGTGGGTTCGTCGGCCAGCACACAGCGAGGATCGGTCACTAGTGCCCGGGCTACGGCGGCCCGCTGGCGCTCACCCCCTGAAAGTTCCCCCGGCTTGTGATGAAGTCGTGCCTCTAGGCCAACCCGTTGTAGCAGTGTTGTGGCTTTCTCTTGGGCATGGGTTGTTTTAGCGCCGGCAATAAGCAGGGGTAGAGCGACATTTTCCAGAGCGGTAAATTCAGGTAGTAAGTGATGGAGTTGATAGACAAAACCAAGGGCGTGGTTACGTAATTGGCCGCACGCCGTATCACTGAGTTGAGCTAGATTTTGACCAGCAACCCAAACTTGGCCGTGGGTCGGGCGATCTAGACCTCCTAGCAGGTGGAGCAAGGTGCTTTTGCCTGAGCCCGAAGCGCCGACAATAGCCACGCATTCCCCTGGGGCAATGGATAAACTGACCTCCCGCAGCACCTCTACAGAAAGGTAGCCGTCAGTGAAACTCCGGGCTAAATCACGGCAGCAAAGTACCGCTGCTTTCTCGGTGTCATTCATAGCGCAGGGCCTCAGCAGGCTGAGTACGAGCAGCTCGCCACGCGGGATAGAGAGTCACTAGGACACAAAGTAGGAAGGCGGTACTGCAGACGGTAATCACATCATGCCAGCTCAATTCTGAGGGAAGATCGCTAATATAATAGACATCCGCAGGGAGGAATTGCACGCCAAACAAGGCTTCTATTTGGGGCACTACGGTTTCTACATTAAAGGCCAGGGCAATTCCCCCTATCATCCCCAGGAGTGTGCCGATAAAGCCGATGGCAGTGCCCTGAACCATAAAGATTCCCATAATACTTGCGGGTGTGGCCCCCAAAGTGCGGAGGATGGCGATGTCCGCCTGCTTATCCGTGACTACCATTACTAAGGTCGAGACGATGTTAAAGGCGGCAACGGCCACAATAAGAAACAAAATGACAAACATGACCGTCTTTTCTGTTTTCAAGGCACGAAAAAAATTGGCATGTTGGTAAGTCCAGTCCGCTGTCCGGTAGCTGCCCGGTAAAGTTTCCCGCAGCTCACGGGCAACGTAGGGGGCCTTGAATAAATTATCGAGCTTAAGACGAAGCCCGCTGATTTTCCCCGGAATGCGAAAGAGTAAGGCGGCATCCTCCAGGTTCATAACGGCAAGGGCGCTGTCATACTCATACATTCCAACTTGGAAGACTCCCGCTACCGTAAGCCGCTTAAGGCGAGGGATGACTCCTGCCGGAGTAGTGGTCGCATGGGGCGTGACCAAGGTAATCTTGTCGCCGACAAAGACCCCAAGGGCACGGGCCAAATCCATGCCCAACACGATTTGGAAGCTCCCAGGGTGCAAGACATCGAGGCTGCCTACCACCATCTTGCTGCGGATATCGGCAACCTGATCTTCCTGCTGAGGCAGAATTCCACGTACTAATGTTCCTCGCACTTGGCTGCGATGAGTCAGCATACCCTGCCCCTCTACAAAAGGGGCTATGCCGACAAGCCTGGAGTCTTTTTCTAGTTGGGCCTTGAGTGCCTGCCAATTCCCAAGGGTTCCGTCGGGGCCGGTGACGATAACATGGGAGACCATTCCCAAGATGCGGGTGCGTAGTTCCTTCTCAAAGCCATTCATTACCGAGAGCACGGTAATTAAAGCCGCTACCCCTAGGGAGACGCCCAGCATAGAGGTCAGGGAAATAAATGAGATGAAATGGCTACGGCGTTTAGCCCGCGTATAGCGCAGGCCGATATAAAAGGGTAGGGGTTTAAACATGCGCAATGATGATGCCAGTTCTGAGCGCTAATTCTTTTCGCTAAGCACAAGCGCCTCAGCACTCTTGTCGTTTATGCCGTCAGAAAATAGCCGATATAGTAATCTGAAGTTCAAAAAGTTGCTCCGCCTCTATTTGAAGGAGTGTTTATGGTCGAAAGGCGAAAATCAGAACGCCTGCCGGTTACAGTAGAGGTTCAGGTTGAATGGACGCCCGCCACGGCAGGTCCGCTCGTATTTAAAACTCGCGATCTGAGCGATAGTGGCATCCTGCTCCGCGTTGATGGTCAGGCTATCCCACCGGTAGGGCAAGTGGTGACTGTACGACTTAAAGATCCTCTTGCCGATGGTGAAACTCCGCCACTACTCAAGGCGGAAGTCGTTCGTCAAGATAACCGAGGACTTGGCCTCAAGTTTCTTAATTAGCTCCAAAAAGGGCGACACTTTACTGATTTCATTTGGAGTAAACGGTGTTAGCGCCCTCTGGGGTGCCCAGGATGAGCACGTCCGCCGGATCTATGGCGAAAAGGCCATTGGTGACAACGCCTGGAATATTATTGAGTTGCCCTTCCAGCTTTGCGGGCTCCATGATCGAAAGCCCGTGGATATCCAGAATCTGGTTGCCATTATCAGTGACAAAGCCTTCCCGGTAAACGGGTTCTCCACCAAGCTTGACAATTTGCCGTGCGATATGGCTTCGCGCCATAGGGATAACTTCCACCGGGAGAGGGAAATCGCCCAATATATCAACCAACTTTGACTGGTCTGCGATGCAGACAAATTTTCTACTGGCAGAGGCAATGATTTTCTCCCGGGTGAGGGCGCCCCCGCCTCCTTTGATCAGTTGCAGGTAATGATTGGATTCATCGGCGCCATCGACATAAAGTGGGATTTCTCCTACTGCATTCAAGTCATAAACGGGAATGTTTAAGGCTTTAAGCCGCTCAGTGGAAGCTTCAGAACTGGAGACAGCGCCATCAATCTTGCTTTTGACCGTCCCCAGCAGTTCAATAAAGTGATTGACTGTAGAACCGGTGCCAATACCGATAACAGCGCCAGGTTCTACATACTCAAGGGCGGCTTTAGCCGCTAGCTTTTTCATTTCATCGGGACTCATCGTCCTGCTCCTTATTGTATAGTCCATCGCCCGCGTGTGTTAATTATATGTGAAACGGGAAGTCGCTGACACTGTTGCTCATTGTTGTTAATGTATAGTAATGCTGTACAGTTACCTAGAACGTATTCTCAAGGCCCGTGTTTATGAGGTCGCAAGGGAGACACCGCTGGAGCCCATGCGGCGCCTTTCCCTGCGATTAAAAAATGCTGTGTTGTTGAAGCGGGAAGATCTCCAGCCGGTTTTTTCCTTTAAACTACGGGGTGCCCATAATAAGCTTACTCACCTGTCAGAAGAGGCGCGCCTTCGAGGGGTCATTGCCGCTTCGGCGGGGAATCACGCCCAGGGGGTTGCCCTTTCCGCCCGCAAACTGGGGGTTAGCGCTCGAATTGTGATGCCTCGGACGACGCCGCCCATTAAGATTGAAGCCGTGCGTGATCTGGGGGCCGAGATCGACCTGGTGGGGGATACTTATGATGAAGCCTGCCAACATGCATTGGCTTTGGCCGAAGGCGAGGGGCGTGCCTTTATCCATCCCTATGACGATCCTGAGGTCATCGCGGGACAGGGAACCATCGCGATGGAGATTTTGCGTCAACACCCGGATCCATTGCAGGCCTTATTCGTGCCCGTCGGTGGCGGGGGGCTTATTGCCGGGGTGGCCGCTTATGTCAAAGCCCTCTCACCTGAAATCCGTATTATCGGCGTGGAACCTGACGATGCTCCGAGCCTTTATCAGGCCCTGCAAGCAAAAGAGCGGGTTGTGCTTGACCATGTGGGCATTTTTGCCGATGGGGCCGCTGTCCGCCAGGTAGGAAAGGAGCCTTTTCGTATCGCCCGGGAGACGGTGGATGAGGTGATTTTGGTGGATAGTGATGCCATTTGTGCCGCTATTATGGATATTTTCGAGGATACCCGCTCTATCGCGGAACCGGCGGGTGCCCTTGCGGTGGCGGGATTAAAGCGGTATGTGGAGCGAGAAGGGCTACAGGGTCAGCGTTTGGTGGCGATTGACAGTGGGGCCAATATCAATTTCGATCGTCTGCGCCATGTGGCCGAACGGGCCGAATTAGGGGAACGGCGGGAAGCTTTATTTTGCGTCACCATTCCCGAGCAGCGGGGCAGTTTCCTTGAATTTTGTAAGGCGATTGGTCAACGGGGAATCACCGAGTTTAATTATCGTTATGCTGATTCCAACGAGGCCCATGTGTTTGTAGGGGTCCAGATGTGTGACAGCGGCCATGCCAAGGATCGGTTACTTCAGGAACTTCGCGCTAAGCACTATGCTGTGGTCGATATGACCGACAATGAGATGGCTAAGCTCCACATCCGTTATATGGTCGGTGGGCGGGCGCCAAAGCTGGAGAATGAGGTATTGTACCGGTTCGAGTTTCCCGAGCGCCCGGGCGCCCTGTTGCGTTTTTTAACCTGCATGGGGAGTCGTTGGAATATCAGCTTGTTCCATTACCGCAATCATGGCGCGGCTTATGGCCGAATATTGGTCGGCATTCAAGTGCCTGCGGCTGAGAAAGTGGAGTTTCAGACTTTTTTAGATGAACTTGCTTACGATTACCAAGAGGAAAGCGATAATCCGGCTTACCGATTGTTTCTTGGTCCGTCGACCACCGGGTGAGTGGCTGGAGCTTGATATTCTCGGTTTTCTCTTTGATTTAAGTCATTTTGTCAGTGAACTCATTAAACCTCGATGGAAGAACATTACCAAGCTACTCAGATTGAAGCCGAGGCTCAGGCCTATTGGGAACAACACCAAAGCTTTCGTGTGATCGAAGACTCGACCCGGGAGAAATTCTACTGCTTATCCATGTTTCCCTATCCGAGCGGGCGACTGCACATGGGGCATGTGCGGAATTACACCATTGGGGATGTCATCGCCCGGTATCAGCGCATGGGGGGGAAAAATGTGCTCCAACCCATGGGCTGGGATGCTTTCGGTTTACCCGCCGAGAACGCGGCAATGCAAAATCGGGTGCCACCGGATCAATGGACCTATCAAAACATCGACTACATGCGGGGACAGTTGAAGCGGTTAGGTTTTGCCTATGACTGGTCCCGGGAATTAGCCACCTGCCATCCTGCCTATTACCATTGGGAACAATGGTTGTTTACGAAATTATTCGATAAGGGGTTGGTTTATAAAAAAACGGCTCTGGTTAACTGGGACCCCGTTGATCAGACTGTTTTAGCTAATGAGCAAGTTGTCGATGGTCGGGGTTGGCGTTCGGGCGCCGTGGTGGAGCGGCGCGAGATCCCCCAATGGTTTTTGAAGATCACGGCCTATGCGGAGGAATTGCTCACCGGTTTGGATCAACTTAGCGGCTGGCCAGAGCAGGTGCGGACCATGCAGCGCAACTGGATTGGCCGCTCCGAAGGGGTGGAAGTGCAGTTCCAGGTGGAGGGGAGAGCGCCCCTGTTGGTCTTCACTACCCGCCCTGATACTTTGATGGGAGTTACCTTTGTTTCAGTGGCAGCAGAACATTCCCTGGCCCGGGAAGCGGCGAAGACTAACCCGGCATTGGCGGCTTTCATCGAAGAGTGCCAGCATACGGTCACCTCTGAGGCGGTTCTAGAAACCTTGGAAAAAAAGGGCATGGATACCGGTCTTAAAGCGGTTCATCCGCTTACGGGGGAAACGATACCTATCTGGGTCGCCAATTTTGTTCTCATGAGCTATGGCACCGGGGCGGTGATGGCTGTCCCTGCCCA encodes the following:
- the lpxK gene encoding tetraacyldisaccharide 4'-kinase; translated protein: MLDYRSLILNYWYSTHPTRWLLTPLSALFQMAVKGRQWAYSQGLRAIQMLPVPVLVIGNLTLGGTGKTPLIIWLAQFLRRHGYRPGLISRGYGGQARNYPQRVYPDSDPRLVGDEAILLARRTACPLVVGPDRAAAARTLLAHAGCDVLLSDDGLQHYALGRDIEILVVDGARRFGNGHCLPAGPLREPLDRLQTVDLVVTNGFPQAGEFAMHLQLQAARRLTDGTPCPLKNFRHSKVHGVAGIGNPERFFIQLQTQGLTVQPHPFPDHHRFQPDDLTFEDQQPVLMTEKDAVKCTYFARDNHWSVPLDVSLPTSFGDQVLDLLQQASRKKLNIETTG
- the msbA gene encoding lipid A export permease/ATP-binding protein MsbA yields the protein MTLTPSLESGLTAYRRLLSYVRPYRWIFAVSVITMAVYAATETGLAALMKPLMDGSFVERDPATIKLIPLLLIGLFVIRGIANFITNYGLKWVARRVVKDLRKDMFCHLLTLPARYYDQNSSGQLLAKLIYDVEQVSNAATDAILTIVRDSLTILGLLAWMVYLNGLLTLIILVTVPIIALIVWWISHRFRRISRKIQNSMGNVSQVAQEALEGHREVKIFGGQTYEAERFEQVNEQNRQQAMKMVATDAISQPVVQFIAVLGLAGVIHLATRESMLAQISIGTFISFVTAMMMLLGPVKRLTKINGTLQRGIAAAQSIFSLLGEPPETNGGQHALGRAQGAVRFEQLSFCYDATKGPVLENISLEIMPCQTVALVGHSGSGKSTLVNLLARFYEIDSGRIFLDGIDIQELPLTELRRQIALVNQQIVLFNDTIAHNIAYGSHRQVSKQDIIRAAEAAHAMEFINRLPKGLETIIGENGVLLSGGQRQRLAIARALLKDAPILILDEATASLDTEAERHIQAALETLMRRRTTLVIAHRLSTVENADQIIVLHQGRILERGTHRQLLAQEGHYAELYRLQFHNGNEPTLPLAANVGL
- a CDS encoding ExbD/TolR family protein, which codes for MNIHPTSHNEPEINLTPLIDVVFLLLIFFMVSTSFIHESEMKVDLPEATTRPMEQQGPPIQVTIGKGGKIAINGKRLLNNQSATLTAAIKEAAGDRQHPHVIISADAKTDYQSVVTVMDVAQQLGFERLSLATAQRRNDP
- a CDS encoding MotA/TolQ/ExbB proton channel family protein, producing the protein MLEIIKAGGWLMLPILVCSIVAIGIIIERFWSLRRQRVAPKHLVGQIWQWQCCNQLHELQIKRVRENSPLGRILAAGLVNRNHSREIMKESIEDVGRHVTLELERFLNTLGTIAAITPLLGLLGTVIGMIKVFTVINTQGVGNPAVLAGGISEALITTAAGLAVAIPSLMFYRYFRGKVMALVVDMEEQAIQLVEVMHGDRELDPVENAAA
- a CDS encoding DNA internalization-related competence protein ComEC/Rec2, which translates into the protein MVLNIHDQDPQPIVLNALTFLAGIVILQQLPLLPNSKWSLLLWGFIPLALSYQRLRPVLLIATGFLWALFRAHLLLSQELPPALEGQDVLLEGRVVSIPETQDHSLRFAFAIERLIFKGQPRHAPKRVRLSWYQDPPSELRVGDRWQLMVRLKRPRGFMNPGGFDYEGWLFRQGFRATGYVRSATANRFIESHWYHSPIDRVRQHLLERMTTVLADSPQQGLVQALTLGERGGITPPQWQILERTGTNHLVAISGLHIGLLAGFAYFLGRRLWSLRAANTLALPAHQAAALGAIISALFYAALAGFSIPTQRALIMVSVVMLAVLVKRPVRASRTLALALILVLIWDPLSALAPGFWLSFGAVAALMMGMTEFRPLPSPQSASFNPVSHRLGRLWQEWGKAQWVVALGLAPLLLYQFQRLSLVAPLTNLVAVPWMGLLIVPPLLLGTLLLIPFPLVGTALINFADTLLALLWGLLSGCATLPMAQWEQYRPPLWVLPPAILGSLLLLAPRGLPGRWLGLVALLVLFLTPPPRPAHGTLWFTLLDVGQGLAAVARTRHHTLVFDAGPRYSSRFNTGEAVVAPFLSSQNTSDIDTLVVSHGDNDHLGGVAGLLRHIPAQQILTSVPEQLPWAHPKPCVHGQHWRWDGVDFQILHPPATQGHGNNHSCVLRITSGEQRILIAADIERSAERTLLAMNADELAATILVVPHHGSLTSSSPEFVAAVNPEHALFAVGYRNRWGFPKPAIVQRYLAHGAKSWSTARHGAITFHLGNEPLGKPETFRQSNRHYWTGN
- a CDS encoding DUF2062 domain-containing protein, which gives rise to MPRRFLRRYLPPPHRLKEHKQLQYLGEWLSVPNLWHLNRRSVAGAVSIGLFIAFLPLPGQMLVAAIAAVWTRVNLPVSVLMVWVTNPLTMGPIFFFAYKVGTWLLGISVQEVTFELTWHWLQTRLVTIWEPFLLGCLVVGLVVGLTGGMLTLGLWRMEVGRRWKERKRRKIIPKPGDKRCA
- the lolD gene encoding lipoprotein-releasing ABC transporter ATP-binding protein LolD, giving the protein MNDTEKAAVLCCRDLARSFTDGYLSVEVLREVSLSIAPGECVAIVGASGSGKSTLLHLLGGLDRPTHGQVWVAGQNLAQLSDTACGQLRNHALGFVYQLHHLLPEFTALENVALPLLIAGAKTTHAQEKATTLLQRVGLEARLHHKPGELSGGERQRAAVARALVTDPRCVLADEPTGNLDRKNAEQVFNLMLKLNSDFNTALVVVTHDPHLAVQMDRALTLVDGRLMSGLLL
- a CDS encoding lipoprotein-releasing ABC transporter permease subunit, which translates into the protein MFKPLPFYIGLRYTRAKRRSHFISFISLTSMLGVSLGVAALITVLSVMNGFEKELRTRILGMVSHVIVTGPDGTLGNWQALKAQLEKDSRLVGIAPFVEGQGMLTHRSQVRGTLVRGILPQQEDQVADIRSKMVVGSLDVLHPGSFQIVLGMDLARALGVFVGDKITLVTPHATTTPAGVIPRLKRLTVAGVFQVGMYEYDSALAVMNLEDAALLFRIPGKISGLRLKLDNLFKAPYVARELRETLPGSYRTADWTYQHANFFRALKTEKTVMFVILFLIVAVAAFNIVSTLVMVVTDKQADIAILRTLGATPASIMGIFMVQGTAIGFIGTLLGMIGGIALAFNVETVVPQIEALFGVQFLPADVYYISDLPSELSWHDVITVCSTAFLLCVLVTLYPAWRAARTQPAEALRYE